From the genome of Nakamurella flavida:
CTCTACCGCCTGCGGGCCATCGACAGGTTGGCCGAGCCGCCCAGCGCTCCGGCCGTCCGCGGCACCCTGGTGCACGCGGTGCTGGAGGGGCTGTTCGGCCGACCGGCCGTCGAACGCACGCGGGACGAGGCCGTTGCCGCGGTCCGCCCGGCCTGGTCGACCCTGGCAGAGCAACGGCCGGACGTGGCCGAGGTGGTTCCGGCTGCGGAGCTGGACGACTGGCTGGCCTCGGCCGAAGCGTTGGTCGACACGTATTTCGCGTTGGAGGATCCCCGGCGGCTCACCCCCGAGGCCTGCGAACTCGGCCTGGACCTCGTCGTCGACGGTGACCTCCCGCTGCGGGGGTTCGTCGATCGGGTGGACGTCTCCCCGACCGGCCTGATCCGGGTCGTCGACTACAAGACGGGCCGCTCGCCGCGGCCGGATTTGGAGGCATCGGCCCTCTACCAGCTCAAGTTCTACGCCCTGATGATCTTCCGGAGCCGGGGCGTCGTCCCCGCCCAGCTCAAGCTGATCTACCTCGGGGACGGCGTCACCCTGACCACTACGACCTCCGAGGCCGAGCTGGTGATCTTCGAACGGTCGGTCCGCGCGCTGTGGGCGGCCATGACGGCCGCCGTCACCACGGGAGACTTCCCGGCGTCCCCGGGGCGCGGATGTTCCTGGTGCACGCACACAGCGGTGTGCCCGGCCTTCGACGGGACTCCACCGAGCTATCCGGCCGATCTCGTCCCGGAACTGCTCGCGCCCCCGGCTTCGGAGGAGTGAGGTCGGCGGCGCCACGCCGCCGACCCTGCCCGACTGCCGGGACGGACATCTCGTTTCAGAGGCGGCAGGAGCGGATGTCCGAGGCGAGGATCGCCTTGGCGCCGAGCTCGGACAGGGCGTCCATGACGGGGTTCGCGTCCGGCCGACGGACCATGGCCCGGACGGCGACCCAGGCGGGGTCGGCCAGTGGCGCCACCGTCGGCGACTCGAGGCCAGGCGTGATCGCGGTGGCCCGCTCCAGCAGCGTCACCGGGCAGTCGTAGTCGAGCATCAGGTACTGCTGGGCGAAGACGACGCCCTTGAGTCGGTTGATCAACTGCTGGGCGGCGGTGCTGGTCTCCGCGTCCGTCCGCGCCAGGATCACGGCCTCCGAGGCACAGATGACATCGCCGAAGGCGGCGAGCTGGTGCTGCCGCAGGCTGCGACCGGACTCCACCACATCGGCGATGGCATCGGCCACGCCGAGCTGCACGGAGATCTCCACCGCGCCGTCGAGCCGGATGACGTCCGCGGTCAGGCCGTGGGCGGCCAGGTCGTCCCGCACCAGGTTCGGATAGGACGTGGCCACCCGCAGCCCGGCGAGGTCGGCGACGTGCCATTCGCGTTCGGCCGGTCCGGCGTACCGGAACGAGGAGTGCCCGAACCCGAGGGGGAGCTCCTCGCGGACCGGGGCCCGTGAGTCCAGGGCGAGGTCCCGGCCGGTGATGCCGAGATCCAGCCGGCCCGAGCCGACGTAGACGGCGATGTCCTTGGGGCGCAGGTAGAAGAACTCGACGTCGTTGGCGATGTCCAGCACGGTCAGGTCGCGGGACTCGCTGCGCTGCCGGTAGCCGGCCTCCCGCAGCATGGCCGAGGCCGGCTCGCTCAGGGTGCCCTTGTTGGGAACGGCGACACGCAACATTCTCAGACTCCAGGGGGATGACCCGCGGGGCGGGCGGGGGGTTCGAGGGCGGGATCGACGGCCCGGATGCAGGACCGGGGTGCGGGCACCGGGCCCGGGCGGAGAGCCCGAGCGGTGCCCTACAGATGCCGGTAGACCTGCTCCACCGAGATGCCCCGCCCGATCATGATGACCTGTGCGCGGTAGATGAGCTGGGATATCTCGAGCGCCAGCGCATCGTCACCCTCGTGCTCGGCGGCCAGCCAGACCTCGCCGGCCTCCTCGAGGAGCTTCTTGCCCTGGGCGTGCACCCCGGCGTCCAGTGCCTCGACGGTGCCGGAACCCGCGGGACGGGTGGCAGCACGGTCCTGCAGCTCGGCGAACAGCGAGTCGAACGTCTTCACGAGGCCTCATTCTCCCAGACCACCCGACCGCCCGGGACCAGCCCGCCCCGAACATCGCCCCCACCGCGTCGACGGGCCCGGTGGCCACGTCCGGCCGGCGCGGTGGGGCCGTTAGGCTGCGGCGACCGATCGGGCGGTGGTGCCCGGTCCGGGTGTGGAAGGCGACCGCCATGGCCCCGCTGCAGCACAAGTTCCAGCTCGACGAGTCCGAGATGCCGACGCGTTGGTACAACATCGTCCCGGACCTGCCGGCCCCGCCCCCGCCGCCGCTGCACCCGGTGACCCACCAGCCCGTGGGCCCCGACGACCTGGCGCCCCTCTTCCCGATGGATCTGATCCTGCAGGAGGTGTCGACCGAGCGGTACATCGACATCCCCGAGGCCGTGCAGGACATCTACCGGATGTGGCGGCCGTCACCGCTGTACCGGGCGCACCGGCTGGAGAAGGCGCTGGGCACGCCCGCCCGGATCTACTACAAGTACGAGGGCGTCTCCCCCGCCGGGTCGCACAAGCCCAACACCGCCGTGCCGCAGGCCTACTACAACCAGCTCGCCGGCATCCGGAAGCTGACCACCGAGACCGGCGCGGGCCAGTGGGGCACCGCGCTGGCCTTCGCCTGTTCGCTCTTCGACATGGAGTGCGAGATCTGGCAGGTGGGCGGGTCCTACGACGCGAAGCCCGGCCGCCGCACCGTGATCGAGACCTTCGGAGGCACCGTCCACCGGTCGCCCTCCCGGCTGACGTCGGCCGGGCGGGCCTTCCCCGAGGACCACACCGGGTCGTTGGGGATCGCGATCTCGGAGGCGGTCGAGGTCGCCGCCCAGCACGAGGACACCAAGTACGCCCTTGGGTCGGTGCTCAACCACGTGCTGCTGCACCAGACGATCATCGGCGAGGAGGCCCTGCTCCAGCTGGCGAAGGCCGGCGAGTCCGATGTCGACGTGGTCATCGGCTGCACCGGCGGCGGGTCCAACTTCGGCGGACTGGCCTTTCCGTTCATCCGCGAGAAGCTGGCCGGCCGGATGAACCCGGTCATCCGGGCGGTCGAGCCGGCATCGTGCCCCTCCCTCACCCGTGGGGAGTACCGCTACGACTACGGCGACACCGCCGGCTTCACCCCGCTGATGAAGATGCACACCCTGGGCCACGACTTCGTGCCCGACCCGATCCACGCCGGCGGGCTGCGTTACCACGGGATGGCTCCGCTGATCTCGCACGTCTACGAGCTCGGTCTGATGGAGGCCATCGCCGTCGAGCAGACGGAGTGCTTCGCCGCCGCCATCAGGTTCGCCCGGACGGAGGGCATCGTCCCGGCCCCCGAGCCCACCCACGCTCTCGCGGCCACCATGCGAGAAGCGTTGGCCTGCAGGGAGTCCGGCGAGGAGAAGGTGACCGTCACCGCACTCTGCGGCCACGGGCTGCTCGACCTCGCGGCCTACGAGGCGTACCTGAAGGGCGCCATGGTGGACTCCGGTCTGTCCGACACCGATCTGGAGTCCGCGCTCGCCGCGGTGCCGTCCGTCGCCGGCTGAGCGAGCCCCGTCCCGGCCCCACGACGCAGGGGGGCACCGGCCCGGCACACTGGTCCGGTGACCCCCCGCATCGAACGCCGCCTGTCCGCCGCGAGCGCGACCAGCTTGACCTATCCGGAGATCGGCGCCACGCGGGACGAGGTGTTCCCCGGCGGGTACCACCACCTGTCCGTCACCCGGACGATCGGCCGGGGCGACGCGGCGTTCGCACTCGCTGCGGAACGGGTCATGTCCTGGCAGGTGCAACGGCGGACCGGGCTGCGCATCGAGGCCACCGCAGCGACCGCCCATGAGGGCGACGACGTCCTGCTGGGCCTGGGGGTCGGACCGCTGACCCGGTGGCTGCCCTGTCGCGTCGTCTACACCGTCGAGGAACCGCGTCGGGCCGGCTGGGCCTACGGCACCCTGCCCGGCCACCCGGAGGCCGGTGAGGAACGGTTCCTGGTCGTCCACGAGCCGGACGACACCGTGACGTTCACCGTCGAGGCGTTCTCCCGCCCGGCGTGGTGGCCGGTGCGCCTCGCCGGGCCGATCGGCCGCGCCGTCCAGCGGTTGGTGTCCGAGCGGTACGTCCGCGCACTGGGCTGAGCACCCGACCGTCGGCCACGCGGGGCTCGGTCAGAAGAAGTCGAGGATTCCCGGCCGCGGGCCGGCGGTGAGCACGTCCAGCACGGCGTCGTGTTCGGCTCCCCCACCGGCCACCATCCCGCCCCGGCGCAGGGCGGCCGCGCCGATTGATCCGGCGATCAGGACGGCCGACCCGTTGACGGTGACGGAGACACCGCTCCCGTCACCGGGTTCCAGCCGGCCACGTCCGCCCTCGATCACCAGCCGGTGGTCGCCGGAGTTCCACGGGCACAGCGGGTCGGTGACCGTCAGCTCGAGAGCGCCGGACACCCCGACGGGCCAGCCGCGGGCGGCGACGGCGCCGGCCAGGTCGATCACCCGCAGCAGGTAGGGCTCCACCTTCTCGACCCGCCAGCCGTAGCCGGGCACGGCCCAGAACACCGGATCGGTGCCGGTGGTGCGCAGGTGGATCTCCGGGGTCACGGCGTCGAAGGACGCCAACGCGGCGAGCAGGCCGGCGGTGCCGGACGCGGTGCGGGACAACAGTTCCGACGCGGTCAACACCGCCCCGGTGCCGACCCCGTCACCCCGGGTCCAGCGAACGTACCCCTGCACCGTTCCCGCGTCGTCCACCGCGAGGGTGGTGCCGTGGACGGCGGAGATCAGGTCCGCGTCGGCGGCGGTGCCCCGGGGGAACAGCGGTGGCCGGCGGTCCAGCCAGCACGAGCCCTGGGCGGCGATGTCGTCGTAGACCTGCCGGACCGCGGGGGCGTCGGCGACGGTGGCCCGGCGCAGGGTGATCCCCGCGGGGACCCGCATCCCGCGGAGGGCGGCGCTGGGCAGGGCGCCGTCGACCCGCTCGGTCACCTGTTCGTACCCCAGCGAGCGGTAGAGCGCCGGGACCGTCCGGAACAGCGTGGAGATCACAGCGCCGCGCTCGCGCGCCCGGTGCAGCAGATGCGTCATCACCGTCCGGGCCGACCCGCGACCGTGGGTCTCCGGCGTGACGACGACCCCGCCGACCCCGGCGGTGGGCACCGGGCGGCCGCCGATCAGGCTGTCGTAGTGCCGGTCGTTGGCCTTGGCCACCAGGTCGGCCCCGTCGAACAGCCCCCACCGGGTGATGCCGGCGCCCAGGGTGAAGAACGACAGATCGAGGGAGCCGCCGAAGGCGTTCCGGCTCATCGCCGTCGAGGCCATCGCGTCGTCCCGGGTCAGCTCACGGATCTCCACGACGGCAGGCTAGCGGGCTCAGCCCCGCGCGCCCCGCTCCGCGACGGCGGCCGCGGTCGCCCGCGCTCCCCGGGTGCGTAGTGATTGCAGCGCCCACAGGTAGGGCTCGGTGAAGCGCGGCTCGTCGGCCAGTCCGCCGAACAGGTCCTGCCGCAGGAAGGCCGTCGGGTCCTCGGCCGCGGCGAGCGGGACGAGGGTGGCGGCGTTGCGGTCGACGATCTCCAGGGGTCGGCCGTTCTCGTCGACCCCGCCCAGGTACCGGACCCAGCTGGCGATCACGGTGGCGCAGGCGGTGACGTCGCCGCCGGCGGCCAACCGGTCCCGGACCACCGGCAGGATGAACGTCGGGATGCGGTCGGAGGTCTCGGCACAGTTGCGCGCCAACGTGTCCCGCACGCCCTCGTTGCCGAACCGTTCGATGAGGCTGTGCCGGTAGGCGTCCAGGTCGATGCCCGGCACCGGGTCGAGGGTCGGCGTGGCCTCCTCGCTCATGTAGGCGAGCAGGAAGGCCGCGAAGGCAGGGTCCCGGCAGACCTGGGACACCAGGTCGTACCCGGCGAGCCGGCCCAGGTACGACATCGCCTGGTGGGAGGCGTTGAGCAGGCGCAGCTTCATCTTCTCGTAGGGCTCGACCTCGGCGACGAACTGCACGCCCACGCTCTCCCAGGCCGGCCGGGCGGGGGCGTCGCCCTGGTCACCGAACTCGTCCTGCAGCACCCACTGCACCCACGGCTCGCAGACCACCGGCCAGCCGTCGAGAATGCCGAAGCGCCGGGCGATCTCGGCCCGGTCGTCGTCGGTGGTGGCCGGGGTGATGCGGTCGACCATGGAGTTGGGGAAACGGACGTGTTCGGCGATCCACCCGGCGAGGTCGGGGTCGCGCAGCTCGGCGAAGGCCCGGAAGGACCGGGCCGCGACATCGCCGTTGCCCTGGATGTTGTCGCAGGACAGCACGGTGAACGCGGGGATGCCGCGTTCGCGGCGGCGGGCCAGGGCCTCGACGACGAGCCCGAAGGCGGTCGCCGGGACGGCGCCCGGGGCGAGGTCGGCCTGCACGGCCGGGGTGACGTCGAACTCGCCGGTGACCGGGTGGATGGAGTAGCCGCCCTCGGTGACCGTGAGCGAGACGATGCGGGTGGCCGGGTCGGCCATGCGCTCCAGGACCGCCTCCGGATCCTCCGGCGCCCAGAGGTAGTCGACCAGGGAGCCGACGACCCGGGCGGTCCAACTGCCGTCCGGGTGCTTGAGGACGAGGGTGTAGAGCCCGTCCTGCTCGTCGAGCACCCTCTTCATCCGCTCGTCGCCGGCCAGCACGCCCACCCCGCAGATCCCCCATCCCTGCTCCGCCGCGGCCGGGTCGGTGTTCATCCACTCGTCGAGGTACATCGCCTCGTGGGCCCGGTGGAAGCCCCCGACCCCCAGGTGGACGATGCCGGTCGTCAGCGCGGCCCGGTCGTAGGCCGGGACCGGGACGGTCTCCCCGATGCGGGCGAGGGTGTCCGCGCGGAGCGGGAGGGCGGCGGTGGCTGCGGTCATCGGGGCTTCCGTCTCACGTCGGGGTGGTGGATCCGGGCGGGTGGTGCGGGGCGGGTGGTGCGGGGCGGGTGGTGCGGGGCGGGTGGTGCGGGGAGGTGGAGACACGGCAGCGGCCGGGAGGGCGTGGTGCCCCTCCCGGCCGCTGCCGTCGTCACTGGTGTCAGCAGCTGGACTGGTACACCGCGTCCGAGCTGTCGACGTTGTCGGCGGTGATGATCTCGAAGCCGGTCTGGATCTTCGGGGTCACCGTACCGCCGTCGAGGGCGGCGACGGCCTGGTCGAGGCCGTCGGTGCCGATCTGGGCGGGCCGCTGGGCCACGAGGGCCTGCACGGTGCCGTCCTTGAGCGCCTTGACCTGGTTCGGGCCGGCGTCGAAGCCGACGATGCTCAGCTCGGAGCCCTTGCCGGCCTGCTTGACACCGGTGGAGGTGCCCTCGGCGGCGAACAGGTTGGTGGCGAAGATGCCGACGATGTCGGGGTCCTTCTGCAGGGCGGCGGTGACCAGCTGGGCGGCGGTGGCCGGGTCGTTGTGCGAGTACTGCACGCCGACGTAGCTGAACGCCGAGTCGGCGGCCGCCGCCTCCTCGAAGCCCTGCACGCGGGCGTCGGTGGTGGAGATGCCGGGGTCGACGGAGATGACGAGCAGCTTGCCGCCGTCGGGGTGCAGCGCCTTGATCGCGTCGAAGGCCGCCGCGCCGCCGCCGACGTTGTCCGAGGAGACCTGCGAGGCGGCGAAGGACGGATCCTCGGTGGTGGTGTCGACCAGGACGACCTTGATGCCGGCCGCGGCCGCATCGGCCAACGGCCGCTGCATGGCGGTGACGTCGGTCGGGGCGATGAGGATCGCATCGGGCTTGGAGGAGACGACCGAGTCGACGATCGGCTTCTGCAGGGTCGGGTCGAACTTCTGCGCGCCCTGGGTGTTGACGGTGACGCCGAGACGCTTGGCCTCGGCCTCGATGCCGCACTGCATGGAGATGTAGAACTCGTCCCCGGCGACACCCTGGATGAAGGAGATGTTGTAGTCCTTGCTCGCCGAGCTCGGGGCGGCGACGGAGGACGACGCAGCGCTGGAACCGGACGACGACGCAGCGGAGGACCCCGTGGCGGAGGCGGCCGAGCTGGCTGCCGACGACGCCGCCGAGGTGGCGGCGGCGCTGGTGCTGCCACCGGACGAGGCGGGGGCGCTGGACGAGCAACCCGCCAGGGCCATGGCGGCGACGACGGCAGCCGTCGTCGTCAGGACGATGGAACGCTTCATCGAATTCCTCTCACTTCTTCTTGCGGGCCAGGTGGCCCATCAGGGACGGACGAGCTCCGCGGGTGGCCGCGGCGCGACGGGACTGGTCGATGTAGACGGCGGCGATGAGCACGGAGCCCACGGCCACGGTCTGCCAGTAGGGGGTGACCCCGAGGATGGTGAAGCCGGAGAGCAGGACGGCCGGGATGAAGAGGCCGACGACGGTGCCGAAGATGGAGCCCTCACCGCCGAAGATCGAGGTGCCGCCGATGACCACGGCCGCGATGACGTTCAGGTTGGTGAGCGACTGACCGGCGATGGTGGTGGTGGCGTACTGGGCCAGGGAGAGCAGCCCGGCGAAGCCGGCCAGGAAGCCGGTCAGCGCGTAGATCTTGATCAGGTGCCCGCTGACCTTGATGCCGACGCGGCGGGCCGCCTCCTCGTTGGAGCCGATCGCATAGGTGTAGCGGCCGAACCGGGTCTTGTGCAGGACGATGCCGCCGATGATCACCACGACCAGCGCGATGATGGACAGCGCCGGGATCCCGAGGAACTTCCCGTAGCCGATGGAGTCGGTGAGGCTGTCCGGCACCGCGCGGATGTCCAGGCCGTCGGTGATGATCTGGGCCAGACCGAGCGAGATGGACAGCGTGCCGAGGGTGACGATCAGCGGCGGGATCTTGGACTTGGCGACCAGCCAGCCGTTGACGAGGCCCCAGACGAGCCCGCTGAGGGTGGCGCAGACGATGCCGACGATCGCGGTGCCCCAACCGTCCCCGCCCATGGACTCCATCACCTTGGCCGCGACGACCGAGGAGAAGACCAGGACCGAACCGATGGACAGGTCGATGCCCGAGGTGATGATCACGAAGGTCATGCCCACGCCGAGCACGGCCCAGATCGACACGTTCTGGGTGATGATCGAGAAGTTGGACCAGGCGAAGAACTTCGAACCGGCACTGGCCGAGAAGATCGCGATGATCGCGATCAGCACGCACAGGATCCAGACCGACTGCAGCTTGAACAGGCGCTTGAGCAGCGGGTCCCGGTTCTCGCCGAGGTCGACCTCCGGCCGGCCGCCCACCGGGGCGGTGGGGGTCGTGGTGGTGGCGGTCATGCGGCGTCCTTCGCGTCCAGGGCGCCGGTCATGGCACCGACCAGTTCCTCGACATGGGTGGCGTCGGCTCGGAAGGTGGCCACGCGGCGCCCCAGGCGCAACACCTGGATCCGGTCGGCGACCTCGAGCACGTGCGGCATGGAGTGCGAGATGAAGACGATTGCGATGCCCTTGTCCCGGACCTTCTTGATGGTCTCCAGGACGTTCTTGGTCTGCACGACACCCAGTGCGGCGGTCGGCTCGTCGAGGAAGACGACCCGGTCGGCCCAGGTGATGGCGCGGGCGATGGCGATGCACTGCCGCTGCCCACCGGACATGGCCCCGACGGGGGCGACCATGGAACGGACGGTGGCGCCCAGCTCGTCGAAGCCCTCCTTGGCCTTCCGGCGCATGGCGCGGTTGTCCATGAAGCCGAGCTTGCCGAGCAGGCCCGCGGCCGGGATCTCCCGACCGAGGAAGACGTTCTGCGCGGGGTCGAGATGCGGGGCCAGGGCGAGGTCCTGGTAGACCACCTCGATCCCCATGGCCGACGCCTGCTGCTGCGAGGTGATCTCGACCGGCTTGCCGTCGAAGCTGATCTGGCCGGCGTCCAGGGCGAGGTTGCCCGAGAGCGCCTTCACCAACGTGGACTTGCCGGCGCCGTTGTCGCCGATGAGGGCGACGACCTCACCGGGCTCGATGTCGAAGTCGCAGTTGTCCAAAGCCCGGACATTGCCGAAGCTCCGGGTCAGGCCCTGGGCCTGCAGCACAGGACTCATCTGGTCACCACCCTGGGTGTCGGGGCGCGGGATGCGCCGTTCCGGGAATGCGGGAGGACAGAACGGGAGTGCGCCGGTGCCGGGGCCCCGGTGGGGTGCGAGCGGCGGGGTCGCGCCGCCTCGGGTGGAGCCGTCTCAGGTGTGGAGGACGACCTTGTGCGCGTCGGGATTGCTGGCGACCGCTTCGAGAGCCTGTGCGTAGTCGTCGATGTGGAACCGGTGGGTGATGAGCCCGTCGGTGCGCACCCGGCCGGCACGCAGCGCGGAGATCGCCGCGGCCACCGAGGTGATCTCGGCGAACGAGCCCTTGATGGTGATCTCGCGCCGGAACACGTCGAACGGGTGGAAGGCGACGGTGTCCGTGGTGTGCGTGACGCCGTAGATCAGGACGGTGCCCCCGTTGCGGGTCAGGGGGACGCAGATGGCGCCCACGGCGGCAGATCCGGTGGCCTCGACGACGAGGTCGTACCCGTCACCCTTCGGCGAGGCGGCCCGGAGCCTGTCGATGTTGCCCTCGGCGTCGTCGCGGTCGATGAGGACCGTCCGGTCGACCCCGAGCTTCTCGGCGGTGTCCAGCTTGTACTGCGTGGGGGCCGCGACGGTGACCGACGAGGCGCCGCCGGAGGCCAGCATCTGGGCGAGCAGCAGGCCGGTCGGCCCCGCCCCCAGCACGAGGGCACTACTGCCCGGTCGAACCTGGGCGGACTCCAGACCGTGCATGGCGCAGGACGCCGGCTCGGCGAACACCGCCACGTCCGGGTCCAGACCCTGCGTGGAGAAGACCAGGGTGGCCGGGACGACGGAGTACTCGGCGAAGAACCCGGGGAAGTTGCTCCCCATGCCCTTCAGGTTCGGGCAGAGGATGAGCCGCCCCGCCAGGCAGTAGTCGCAGTGCCCGCAGTAGATGTTCGGGTTGACCGCGACCTGCTCCCCCAGGGCCAGACCGACGACCCCTTCCCCCAGCGCGTCGATGACGCCGACGACCTCGTGACCGGGGATGAGCGGGAACTCGGCCATGAAATCACCCGCATGGATGTGCAGATCGGTCCCGCACACCCCGACCTGCTGGACCTTGATGCGGACCTCGCCGGCGCCCGGTTCGGGGGTGGGGATCTCGGTGATGGCATAGCTGAGCGGGGCGTCGTAGACGACGGCTTTCATCGACGGTCCTTGTCTGGCGGAGCGGGCCGACCGGCCACCGTTGCCGGGAGTGGCGGACGGCGACGACAGCAGGGGAAACGGGACGACGAGCGGCGGGTTTCGAGCGAGATCGTCGACGAACGCGGCGTTCTCGGACGGGGCGGCGGCCCCGTCCGGCTGCCCGGCGGTGGTCGCTGGGACGACTGTAGGGCATGGGGCGCGGGTATGTCACCGGTGTCAGGAATATTTCTGACACCGGTGACAGATTGGCCCTGGCACGGCCTGTCACCGGTGTCATACTGGGCCCGCGCCGCCCGCTCCCGGCGAGGCTGTTCGCCCCTGAGGACAGCGCTCCCTCCCGTCCGTGATGTCCTGTTCCCACACATCTGATGTCCTGTGGGCTCACCCGTCCGTCACGCACGTGCCCGTACGCATGAGCCGCCAGCACGCCCACGCCGCCGGACCGGGGACGACCCGACCACCGAGACCGAGAGGAGACCGATGAGCACCATGCGGGACGTCGCCAGCCGGGCGGGGGTCAGCGCGAAGACCGTGTCCCGCGTGATGAACGAGGACCGGTACGTCTCCGAGGACGTGCGCACCCGGGTGATGGCGGCGGTCCGCGAACTCAACTACGTGCCCAACTCCCTGGCCCGGACCTTCCGGTCGGGGCGGGACGCGGCCATCGGCATCGCCGTCCCGGACATCTCGGACTCGTTCTTCTCGCAGGTCGCCCACGCCGTCGAACAGGCCGCCCGCACCCGCGGGGCGGCGGTCTTCGTCACCAGCCTGGGCGACAACCCGGCCTACGAACGGCCCGCCGTGGAGGCCCTGCTCGGCCGGCAGATCATCGGGCTGATCCTCGCCCCGGTGGCGGTCGACCAGTCCTACCTGGAGCCCTGGCAGGACCGCACCGCCCTGGTCTTCATCGACCGGCAGCCCAGCCGGCTGACCGCGGACAGCGTGCTGGAGGACGACTTCGGTGGCGCCCGGGACGCCGTCGCCCACCTCGTGGGACACGGGCACCGACGGATCGCGTTCGTCGGCGACTCGCACCTCGTGCCGACGACGGCCCGGCGCCTGGACGGGTACCACGCGGCCCTGCGGGCCGCGGGCCTGACCGCCGATCCCGACCTCGTCCCCCCGGTGCTCTCCGCACACCGGCCCGATTTCGCCACCACGGTCCCGGGTCTGCTGGCCCTGCCCGACCCGCCGACCGCGATGTTCTGCTCCAATGCCCGCAGCTCGCTCGAGGTGCTGCCGTTGCTGCACGAGCTGGGGCGCAGCGACATCGCGTTCATCAGCTTCGGGGACTTCCCCCTGGCCGACACCATCGTGCCGCCGGTGACCGTGGTGGACCAGGACCCCGTCGGGCTCGGCCGGTTCGCGGCCAAGCACCTGTTCCACCGGGTCGACGAGCCCCACCGCCGGGTCACCGGGGAGACGGTGCTACCCGTCCAGCTCGTGCTCCGCGGGTCCTGCGGCAGCGATCACGCGGCGGACCTCCGACTGGGTGTCGGCTGACCCGTCCATGAGCAGGTGCGGCACCACGGGCGCCCCACCCACCCGGGCCAGGGCGGCGTCCGCCGGGACCGGGGTGCCCTTGAGGTCCCGGACCAGGCCGCGAGCCGACCGACGGGCCTGCGCCACCGCCGTCGGCACCGCCACCCACACCAGACGCGCCGGCACCGGTGCGAGCCGCCGACGAAGGGAACCCCAGGCGTCCGCATCCGTCGCCTCCCGGGTGAACGGGGCGATCACCACCACGTCGCGGCCCAGTGCGGCGTTCTCGGCCGCCACGTCCAGCACGGTGGCGTAGCGGGCGTCGCGCACGGTTCCCTGCAGGGCAGGGTGGTCCATGTCCGTCCCGGCGCCGGTCAGTTCCGCGATCACGGCCAGCAGCGGGTTGGTCGCGGTGTCCAGGTCCACCACGGCGGCACCCAGGGCTGCGGCCAGGGCGAGGCCGCCGGTGGTCTTGCCACTCCCGGGCAGTCCGGCCACGCACCAGATCGCGGGACGCCCGGGCGGGGGGGCTCCCGTCACGGGGTGGCCACGGCGGTCAGGCACCGGTCCCGGGCACCGAGTCCGCACGACTG
Proteins encoded in this window:
- a CDS encoding mannitol dehydrogenase family protein, which produces MTAATAALPLRADTLARIGETVPVPAYDRAALTTGIVHLGVGGFHRAHEAMYLDEWMNTDPAAAEQGWGICGVGVLAGDERMKRVLDEQDGLYTLVLKHPDGSWTARVVGSLVDYLWAPEDPEAVLERMADPATRIVSLTVTEGGYSIHPVTGEFDVTPAVQADLAPGAVPATAFGLVVEALARRRERGIPAFTVLSCDNIQGNGDVAARSFRAFAELRDPDLAGWIAEHVRFPNSMVDRITPATTDDDRAEIARRFGILDGWPVVCEPWVQWVLQDEFGDQGDAPARPAWESVGVQFVAEVEPYEKMKLRLLNASHQAMSYLGRLAGYDLVSQVCRDPAFAAFLLAYMSEEATPTLDPVPGIDLDAYRHSLIERFGNEGVRDTLARNCAETSDRIPTFILPVVRDRLAAGGDVTACATVIASWVRYLGGVDENGRPLEIVDRNAATLVPLAAAEDPTAFLRQDLFGGLADEPRFTEPYLWALQSLRTRGARATAAAVAERGARG
- the hisG gene encoding ATP phosphoribosyltransferase, translated to MLRVAVPNKGTLSEPASAMLREAGYRQRSESRDLTVLDIANDVEFFYLRPKDIAVYVGSGRLDLGITGRDLALDSRAPVREELPLGFGHSSFRYAGPAEREWHVADLAGLRVATSYPNLVRDDLAAHGLTADVIRLDGAVEISVQLGVADAIADVVESGRSLRQHQLAAFGDVICASEAVILARTDAETSTAAQQLINRLKGVVFAQQYLMLDYDCPVTLLERATAITPGLESPTVAPLADPAWVAVRAMVRRPDANPVMDALSELGAKAILASDIRSCRL
- a CDS encoding GNAT family N-acetyltransferase, coding for MEIRELTRDDAMASTAMSRNAFGGSLDLSFFTLGAGITRWGLFDGADLVAKANDRHYDSLIGGRPVPTAGVGGVVVTPETHGRGSARTVMTHLLHRARERGAVISTLFRTVPALYRSLGYEQVTERVDGALPSAALRGMRVPAGITLRRATVADAPAVRQVYDDIAAQGSCWLDRRPPLFPRGTAADADLISAVHGTTLAVDDAGTVQGYVRWTRGDGVGTGAVLTASELLSRTASGTAGLLAALASFDAVTPEIHLRTTGTDPVFWAVPGYGWRVEKVEPYLLRVIDLAGAVAARGWPVGVSGALELTVTDPLCPWNSGDHRLVIEGGRGRLEPGDGSGVSVTVNGSAVLIAGSIGAAALRRGGMVAGGGAEHDAVLDVLTAGPRPGILDFF
- a CDS encoding phosphoribosyl-ATP diphosphatase, which translates into the protein MKTFDSLFAELQDRAATRPAGSGTVEALDAGVHAQGKKLLEEAGEVWLAAEHEGDDALALEISQLIYRAQVIMIGRGISVEQVYRHL
- a CDS encoding DUF1990 family protein; translation: MTPRIERRLSAASATSLTYPEIGATRDEVFPGGYHHLSVTRTIGRGDAAFALAAERVMSWQVQRRTGLRIEATAATAHEGDDVLLGLGVGPLTRWLPCRVVYTVEEPRRAGWAYGTLPGHPEAGEERFLVVHEPDDTVTFTVEAFSRPAWWPVRLAGPIGRAVQRLVSERYVRALG
- a CDS encoding TrpB-like pyridoxal phosphate-dependent enzyme, translating into MAPLQHKFQLDESEMPTRWYNIVPDLPAPPPPPLHPVTHQPVGPDDLAPLFPMDLILQEVSTERYIDIPEAVQDIYRMWRPSPLYRAHRLEKALGTPARIYYKYEGVSPAGSHKPNTAVPQAYYNQLAGIRKLTTETGAGQWGTALAFACSLFDMECEIWQVGGSYDAKPGRRTVIETFGGTVHRSPSRLTSAGRAFPEDHTGSLGIAISEAVEVAAQHEDTKYALGSVLNHVLLHQTIIGEEALLQLAKAGESDVDVVIGCTGGGSNFGGLAFPFIREKLAGRMNPVIRAVEPASCPSLTRGEYRYDYGDTAGFTPLMKMHTLGHDFVPDPIHAGGLRYHGMAPLISHVYELGLMEAIAVEQTECFAAAIRFARTEGIVPAPEPTHALAATMREALACRESGEEKVTVTALCGHGLLDLAAYEAYLKGAMVDSGLSDTDLESALAAVPSVAG
- a CDS encoding RecB family exonuclease; protein product: MTTALRPARSPGRPRAHRTGPPAASYGAPHMDGTPPSGSSTGGPRPTGPPVSPRVPTGSRPIEPPTTSPADPPPARRPLALSPSRAADFKQCPLLYRLRAIDRLAEPPSAPAVRGTLVHAVLEGLFGRPAVERTRDEAVAAVRPAWSTLAEQRPDVAEVVPAAELDDWLASAEALVDTYFALEDPRRLTPEACELGLDLVVDGDLPLRGFVDRVDVSPTGLIRVVDYKTGRSPRPDLEASALYQLKFYALMIFRSRGVVPAQLKLIYLGDGVTLTTTTSEAELVIFERSVRALWAAMTAAVTTGDFPASPGRGCSWCTHTAVCPAFDGTPPSYPADLVPELLAPPASEE